A window of the Parafrankia discariae genome harbors these coding sequences:
- a CDS encoding EAL domain-containing protein translates to MTALDLALVPALYASFDDGSLRLHYQPDVDLRNGSVPGMQARPRWAHAEFGLLGPADFMRVAEAAGLVGQVHQWVLRMAVTEARTWHRMAAGTSVRPPRLWVRIDGRHLARPEFLAEVERLVLGRSLPPGAVGLQFTEDTLAFAPPALPRLLTRLRDLGVAVGVDAFGTWYGSLSTLDVLPLDLVRIDGRFLRATIRDLEGEAAFASLVGVAHRRRMVVVAEDVDTAGLADRVGRLDCDRVSGPLFCPPVPVEDARMIALGRGRPDRWYKPSAETRAEPRAETGFRPASEPGPRREPAAPPAPSGPSGHPRVATRPGRPTGHPGGSGRGDRSWAGAAG, encoded by the coding sequence GTGACCGCGCTCGACCTTGCCCTGGTTCCCGCGCTGTACGCCTCGTTCGACGACGGTTCGCTGCGCCTGCACTACCAGCCGGACGTCGACCTGCGTAACGGGTCCGTTCCGGGGATGCAGGCGCGGCCCCGCTGGGCGCACGCCGAGTTCGGCCTGCTCGGCCCGGCGGACTTCATGCGTGTCGCCGAGGCCGCCGGACTGGTCGGCCAGGTGCACCAGTGGGTGCTGCGGATGGCGGTGACCGAGGCCCGCACCTGGCATCGGATGGCCGCGGGCACCTCGGTCCGCCCCCCGCGGCTGTGGGTGCGCATCGACGGCCGCCACCTTGCCCGCCCCGAGTTCCTCGCCGAGGTGGAGCGACTGGTGCTGGGTCGGTCGCTGCCGCCGGGCGCCGTCGGCCTGCAGTTCACCGAGGACACACTGGCGTTCGCGCCACCCGCGCTGCCCCGGCTGCTGACGCGGCTGCGGGATCTCGGCGTCGCGGTGGGCGTCGACGCGTTCGGGACGTGGTACGGCTCGTTGTCCACTCTGGACGTGCTCCCACTGGACCTGGTGCGGATCGACGGTCGGTTCCTGCGGGCGACGATCCGCGACCTGGAGGGCGAGGCGGCCTTCGCCTCCCTGGTGGGGGTGGCGCACCGCCGGCGCATGGTCGTCGTCGCCGAGGACGTCGACACCGCGGGGCTGGCGGACCGGGTCGGCCGGTTGGACTGCGACCGGGTGTCCGGGCCGCTGTTCTGCCCGCCGGTGCCGGTGGAGGACGCCCGGATGATCGCGCTCGGCCGGGGCCGGCCGGACAGGTGGTACAAGCCGTCCGCCGAGACCCGGGCCGAGCCTCGCGCCGAGACCGGCTTCCGGCCGGCGAGCGAACCCGGTCCGCGTCGTGAACCGGCGGCTCCTCCGGCTCCTTCGGGTCCCTCCGGCCACCCGCGTGTCGCCACCCGGCCGGGCCGGCCCACCGGGCATCCGGGTGGTTCCGGGCGAGGGGACAGATCCTGGGCGGGTGCCGCGGGGTGA
- the miaA gene encoding tRNA (adenosine(37)-N6)-dimethylallyltransferase MiaA — protein MTAARDGRAGPVIAVVGPTGVGKSDLAVEIARELDGEIVNADSMQLYRGMDIGTAKIPLVERRGVPHHLLDVWEITRTADVASYQTDARRVVDGLLAAGRVPILVGGSGLYVRAVLDNLSFPGTDPAVRARLERELAEVGPGPLHERLTGLAPTAAAAILPGNGRRIVRALEVVELTGTFEATLPEYQAVYDVVQLGLDRPDLDLRLAERVELMWRAGFVDEVVALARAGLRDGRTASRALGYAQILAVLDGAMDSMDTAKQATTTATRRFARRQRSWFRRDPRISWLEFPDVAAALAEVRRLVGSR, from the coding sequence GTGACCGCAGCCCGCGACGGCCGGGCCGGGCCGGTCATCGCCGTCGTCGGCCCGACCGGCGTCGGCAAGAGCGATCTGGCGGTCGAGATCGCCCGCGAGCTCGACGGAGAGATCGTCAACGCCGACTCGATGCAGCTCTACCGGGGGATGGACATCGGCACGGCGAAGATCCCGCTGGTCGAGCGCCGCGGCGTGCCCCACCACCTGCTGGACGTCTGGGAGATCACCCGCACCGCGGACGTCGCCAGCTACCAGACCGACGCCCGGCGGGTCGTCGACGGCCTGCTCGCCGCCGGCCGGGTGCCGATCCTCGTCGGCGGATCCGGCCTGTACGTGCGGGCGGTCCTGGACAATCTGTCATTTCCCGGTACCGACCCGGCCGTCCGGGCCCGGCTCGAACGCGAGCTCGCCGAGGTCGGGCCGGGGCCGCTGCACGAGCGCCTGACCGGGCTGGCGCCGACCGCCGCGGCGGCGATCCTGCCCGGCAACGGGCGGCGGATCGTGCGGGCCCTCGAGGTCGTCGAACTCACCGGTACCTTCGAGGCAACTTTGCCCGAATATCAAGCGGTATATGACGTCGTCCAGCTCGGTCTGGACCGCCCGGACCTGGACCTGAGGCTCGCCGAGCGGGTGGAGCTGATGTGGCGCGCGGGCTTCGTCGACGAGGTCGTGGCGCTCGCGCGGGCCGGGCTGCGCGACGGGCGGACCGCCTCGCGGGCCCTCGGGTACGCGCAGATCCTGGCCGTTCTCGACGGCGCAATGGACTCCATGGACACGGCCAAACAGGCCACAACAACGGCCACCAGGCGCTTCGCCCGTCGGCAAAGGTCCTGGTTCCGGCGTGATCCGCGGATATCCTGGCTGGAATTTCCAGACGTCGCCGCGGCGCTCGCCGAGGTACGACGTCTGGTGGGTTCGCGCTGA
- the hflX gene encoding GTPase HflX, translating into MSLRADAAVASTRHLKLRSDGSDGHDDHEGHEGRDVTALALAETDGFSFFDEEGDGLDLADRGALRRVPGLTTELEDVTEVEYRQLRLEQVVLIGVWTSGSQVEAEASMAELAALATTAGSVVLDALVQRRDRPDAATFVGSGKAKELAEIVLATGADTVICDGELTPGQLRQLEEVVKVKVIDRTALILDIFAQHATSREGKAQVELAQLQYMLPRLRGWGESMSRQAASGGRAPIGTRGPGETKIETDRRRLRARITRLRRELTGMATVRATKRSSRRRGAVPAVAIAGYTNAGKSSLLNRLTGAGVLVEDALFATLDPTVRRATLPDGRVFTLADTVGFVRHLPHQIVEAFRSTLEEVVDADLVLHVVDGSAPDPMGQISAVREVLAEIDAAGVPELIVVNKTDAVDPTTLAVLRQAVPDAVFVSARSGAGLQELVDALSARIPHPEVEMSLLVPYTRGDLVSRIHQIGEVLRVEHTGRGTEVAARVPVGLAAELEPFRA; encoded by the coding sequence ATGAGTCTTCGCGCTGACGCCGCTGTGGCGTCCACCCGGCATCTGAAACTGCGTTCCGACGGAAGCGACGGTCACGACGACCACGAGGGTCACGAGGGTCGTGACGTCACCGCGCTCGCCCTGGCCGAGACCGACGGGTTCTCGTTCTTCGACGAGGAGGGCGACGGGCTCGACCTGGCGGACCGTGGCGCGCTGCGCCGCGTCCCGGGCCTCACCACCGAGCTCGAGGACGTCACCGAGGTCGAGTACCGCCAGCTCCGCCTGGAACAGGTCGTTCTGATCGGGGTGTGGACGTCGGGCTCGCAGGTCGAGGCCGAGGCGTCCATGGCGGAGCTGGCCGCGCTCGCGACCACCGCCGGGTCGGTGGTGCTCGACGCGCTCGTGCAGCGCCGGGACCGGCCCGACGCGGCGACCTTCGTCGGCTCCGGCAAGGCCAAGGAGCTGGCCGAGATCGTGCTGGCGACCGGCGCGGACACGGTGATCTGCGACGGCGAGCTGACCCCCGGCCAGCTGCGCCAGCTCGAGGAGGTCGTCAAGGTCAAGGTGATCGACCGGACGGCGCTGATCCTCGACATCTTCGCCCAGCACGCGACCTCGCGCGAGGGCAAGGCGCAGGTCGAGCTCGCCCAGCTGCAGTACATGCTGCCGCGGCTGCGTGGCTGGGGTGAGTCGATGTCCCGGCAGGCCGCCAGCGGCGGCCGGGCACCGATCGGTACCCGCGGCCCCGGTGAGACGAAGATCGAGACCGACCGTCGGCGGCTGCGCGCGCGCATCACCAGGCTGCGCCGTGAGCTCACCGGGATGGCCACCGTCCGGGCGACGAAGCGGTCGTCGCGCCGCCGCGGCGCCGTTCCCGCCGTCGCGATCGCCGGCTACACCAACGCCGGGAAGTCGTCGCTGCTCAACCGGCTGACCGGGGCGGGTGTCCTGGTCGAGGACGCGCTGTTCGCGACCCTCGACCCGACGGTGCGCCGGGCCACGCTGCCCGACGGCCGGGTGTTCACCCTGGCCGACACGGTCGGCTTCGTGCGCCACCTGCCGCACCAGATCGTCGAGGCGTTCCGCTCGACGCTCGAGGAGGTGGTGGACGCCGACCTCGTCCTGCACGTCGTCGACGGCTCGGCCCCGGACCCGATGGGGCAGATCTCGGCCGTGCGCGAGGTGCTCGCCGAGATCGACGCGGCCGGGGTCCCCGAGCTCATCGTGGTCAACAAGACGGACGCGGTCGACCCGACCACGCTCGCCGTCCTGCGCCAGGCGGTGCCGGACGCCGTCTTCGTCTCGGCCCGGTCCGGGGCGGGGCTGCAGGAGCTGGTGGACGCGCTCTCGGCGCGGATACCGCACCCGGAGGTCGAGATGTCGCTGCTGGTCCCCTACACCAGGGGCGATCTCGTCTCCCGCATCCACCAGATCGGCGAGGTGCTCCGGGTCGAGCACACCGGCAGGGGCACCGAGGTCGCCGCACGTGTGCCGGTGGGCCTGGCGGCCGAGCTGGAGCCGTTCCGCGCCTGA
- the dapF gene encoding diaminopimelate epimerase, with protein sequence MRFVKGHGTGNDFVILPDADGELDLSPALVRALCHRGTGIGADGVLRVVLTAAEPAGAAALTAGGGERAAARWFMDYRNADGSIAEMCGNGIRVFARYLVDAGYAAPGRLVIATRAGLRAVEVPADGDVTVEMGPPELAAGPVPVTVAGREFAAVPVSMGNPHAVCFADDLDPAGLARLDLRAPAYPAAAFPEGVNVEVVVPAPDGVAMRVFERGVGETASCGTGACAVAVAWATRNDVGPPARVAVDLPGGRLTVGWRESTVLLSGPAVLVSDGVLRPDWLRAAGGPVPVAPGGERRPSAVGAG encoded by the coding sequence GTGCGCTTCGTCAAGGGACACGGAACGGGCAACGACTTCGTCATCCTGCCGGATGCCGACGGCGAGCTCGACCTCAGCCCCGCGCTGGTGCGGGCGCTGTGCCACCGGGGCACCGGCATCGGTGCTGACGGCGTGCTGCGGGTCGTGCTGACCGCCGCCGAGCCCGCTGGTGCCGCCGCGCTCACCGCCGGCGGCGGTGAGCGCGCGGCGGCCCGCTGGTTCATGGACTACCGGAACGCCGACGGGTCGATCGCCGAGATGTGCGGCAACGGGATCCGGGTGTTCGCCCGTTATCTCGTCGACGCCGGCTACGCCGCGCCCGGCCGTCTCGTCATCGCCACCCGGGCCGGCCTGCGGGCGGTCGAGGTGCCGGCGGACGGCGACGTCACCGTCGAGATGGGGCCGCCCGAGCTCGCCGCCGGCCCGGTGCCGGTCACGGTCGCCGGGCGGGAGTTCGCCGCCGTACCGGTTTCGATGGGGAATCCGCACGCGGTCTGCTTCGCCGACGACCTCGACCCGGCCGGCCTGGCGCGTCTCGACCTGCGCGCCCCGGCCTACCCGGCCGCCGCCTTCCCCGAGGGCGTGAACGTCGAGGTGGTCGTACCGGCCCCGGACGGGGTCGCCATGCGGGTCTTCGAGCGGGGCGTCGGTGAGACCGCGTCCTGCGGCACCGGCGCCTGTGCCGTCGCCGTGGCCTGGGCGACCCGCAACGACGTCGGGCCGCCCGCGCGGGTCGCGGTCGATCTGCCCGGCGGGCGGTTGACCGTCGGCTGGCGGGAGTCGACCGTCCTGCTCAGTGGCCCGGCCGTGCTGGTGTCGGACGGTGTCCTTCGTCCCGACTGGCTGCGCGCGGCGGGTGGTCCCGTCCCGGTGGCTCCCGGCGGCGAGCGGCGTCCGAGCGCTGTCGGCGCCGGCTGA